Proteins encoded within one genomic window of Nilaparvata lugens isolate BPH chromosome 11, ASM1435652v1, whole genome shotgun sequence:
- the LOC111049281 gene encoding uncharacterized protein LOC111049281: MKDDDREQYGRRNTLEVYGVPELQNEDVQSRILEIGKALDVKLDRRSIDACHRLPRRRDNTAPGIIVRFVCRGDKDALLKKRKECRDFSTQHINMQGNSPIYINQSITAERRKLFGRAKMIQRENGFRHVWIDRVGRIKVRYEDGGPVNIIRCEEDLNKLTNRNKVNVGVSKK, translated from the coding sequence ATGAAAGATGACGATCGGGAGCAATATGGTCGGAGAAATACCCTTGAAGTATACGGTGTTCCGGAGTTGCAGAACGAGGATGTGCAGAGTCGAATACTGGAGATCGGGAAAGCATTGGATGTGAAGCTGGACCGCAGATCGATCGATGCATGTCATCGCCTCCCCAGAAGAAGAGACAACACCGCGCCCGGCATCATTGTTCGTTTTGTCTGTCGAGGAGATAAGGATGCCTTGCTCAAAAAGAGGAAAGAATGTAGAGACTTTTCAACTCAACATATCAACATGCAGGGAAATAGTCCAATCTACATAAACCAATCTATAACGGCGGAGAGACGTAAGCTGTTCGGCAGAGCCAAGATGATACAACGGGAGAATGGGTTTCGACATGTGTGGATCGACCGAGTGGGCCGAATCAAAGTCAGGTACGAGGACGGCGGTCCTGTTAATATTATCAGGTGTGAGGAGGACCTCAACAAGCTCACAAATAGAAATAAGGTCAATGTCGGTGTAAGTAAGAAATAA